A single region of the Desulfurella sp. genome encodes:
- the rfbB gene encoding dTDP-glucose 4,6-dehydratase has protein sequence MNKMLISGGAGFIGSEFARQALNKGYIIAIVDNLTYAGDLKRIDSIKNRLKFFNCDISDFESLKEVFINFKPEIVVHFAAETHVDRSILNPNIFIKTNIIGTQNMLEISKDALFVNISTDEVYGDLSANDPSFTENSCLKPSSPYSTSKASQDMLGRAYARTYNSNVITIRPSNNYGPWQYPEKLIPVVIYKALQDEQIPVYAQGKNIREWTFVEDCAKAILQLIEKKCSNEIFNLGSGIEKENIEVVKSILALLDKSESLINYVKDRPGHDFRYSLDSTKLKKIIDIDFTSFEQGIEKTVKWYLDNKNWLFEKAKELKSYWQAVYKSKS, from the coding sequence ATGAATAAAATGTTAATTAGTGGTGGTGCAGGTTTTATCGGTAGCGAATTTGCTCGTCAAGCTTTAAATAAAGGCTACATTATAGCAATTGTAGATAATCTAACATATGCTGGTGATTTAAAACGTATCGATTCTATAAAAAATAGATTAAAATTCTTTAACTGCGATATAAGCGATTTTGAATCTTTAAAAGAAGTATTTATAAACTTTAAACCAGAAATTGTTGTTCATTTTGCAGCAGAAACGCATGTAGATAGAAGCATATTAAATCCGAATATTTTTATTAAAACAAATATAATTGGTACACAAAACATGCTTGAGATATCTAAAGATGCTTTGTTTGTAAACATTTCAACAGATGAAGTGTATGGAGATTTATCGGCTAATGATCCAAGTTTTACAGAAAATTCCTGCCTAAAACCCAGTTCTCCGTATTCAACAAGCAAAGCATCTCAAGATATGCTTGGACGAGCTTATGCTAGAACATATAATTCAAATGTAATAACCATTCGTCCTTCCAATAATTATGGTCCATGGCAATATCCAGAAAAACTAATCCCTGTTGTAATATATAAAGCACTCCAAGATGAGCAAATACCAGTATATGCACAAGGAAAAAATATTAGAGAATGGACTTTTGTAGAAGACTGCGCAAAAGCAATTCTACAATTGATTGAAAAAAAATGCTCAAATGAAATTTTTAATCTTGGAAGTGGTATTGAAAAGGAAAATATTGAGGTTGTAAAATCTATATTGGCTTTGTTAGACAAATCAGAAAGTTTAATAAATTATGTTAAAGATAGGCCAGGTCATGACTTTAGATATTCACTTGATTCAACAAAACTCAAAAAAATAATTGATATAGACTTTACAAGTTTTGAGCAAGGCATAGAAAAAACAGTCAAATGGTATCTGGATAATAAAAATTGGTTATTTGAAAAAGCAAAGGAGTTAAAAAGTTACTGGCAGGCAGTTTACAAATCTAAAAGTTAA